From the Deinococcus carri genome, one window contains:
- a CDS encoding response regulator has translation MPRILVVDDDAAILKLISVILSRAGHEVRTSSHPVEALDLLQVFTPDLVISDVVMPYMTGLEFLEKVRGHEKMGALPFVLLSSHAERGDVRRGMNLGADDYLPKPFTPQDLTTAVDARLRRAGLTLQGESGMSVRGLGTAQVVWQGAPVSWVSRKALELFFYLLEHKEVTSWEAAEALWPEKDEARASSLFHTTLHRLRRSLSGEAVVSTNRRYALNGDLKPDYDVSRFELLAAQAEQGTLGLEELRELAGLYGHFLPGADSPWVDDVRSRLEQKQLSVLGLAAQAATRAGRVRDAAGFHQRALAIDPLSEPDWQGLARALDTIGDPRARLAAQREAWWAVDLD, from the coding sequence ATGCCGCGCATCCTCGTGGTGGATGACGACGCCGCCATCCTCAAACTCATCAGTGTGATTCTCAGCCGCGCCGGGCACGAGGTTCGCACCAGCAGCCACCCGGTCGAGGCGCTGGACCTGCTCCAGGTCTTCACGCCCGACCTGGTGATCAGCGACGTGGTCATGCCCTACATGACCGGCCTGGAGTTTCTGGAAAAGGTGCGGGGCCACGAGAAGATGGGTGCCCTGCCCTTCGTGCTGCTCTCCAGCCACGCCGAGCGGGGCGACGTCCGGAGGGGCATGAACCTGGGGGCCGACGACTACCTGCCCAAGCCCTTTACCCCCCAGGACCTGACCACCGCCGTGGACGCCAGGCTGCGCCGGGCGGGCCTGACCCTCCAGGGCGAGAGCGGTATGTCGGTGCGGGGGTTGGGGACCGCCCAGGTGGTGTGGCAGGGCGCGCCCGTCTCCTGGGTGTCGCGCAAGGCGCTGGAACTGTTCTTCTACCTGCTGGAACACAAGGAGGTCACGTCCTGGGAGGCCGCCGAGGCGCTGTGGCCGGAAAAGGACGAGGCGCGGGCCAGCAGCCTCTTTCACACCACGCTGCACCGGTTGCGCCGCAGCCTGAGCGGTGAGGCCGTGGTCAGCACCAACCGCCGCTACGCCCTGAACGGCGACCTGAAACCCGACTACGACGTGTCGCGCTTCGAGCTGCTGGCGGCCCAGGCCGAGCAGGGCACGCTGGGTCTGGAGGAACTGCGCGAACTCGCGGGCCTGTACGGCCATTTCCTGCCCGGTGCCGACAGCCCCTGGGTGGACGACGTGCGCTCACGCCTGGAGCAGAAGCAACTGAGCGTGCTGGGCCTGGCCGCCCAGGCTGCCACCCGGGCGGGCCGCGTGCGCGACGCCGCGGGCTTCCACCAGCGCGCCCTCGCCATCGACCCCCTCAGCGAACCCGACTGGCAGGGCCTGGCGCGGGCGCTGGACACCATCGGCGACCCCCGCGCCCGCCTCGCCGCCCAGCGGGAAGCGTGGTGGGCCGTGGACCTGGATTGA
- a CDS encoding amidohydrolase, with protein sequence MPSAPDLTVIHATTLTLDEARSQAQAVLVSGGRVLAVGSREEVHALAPRARVLDHRDLTLTPGLAEAHIHLVSYGFSLSELNLHGARSVTEVQARVAQRAMNTPAGSWIRGGGFLLSELGLGEYPTAQMLDDVSPHHPVLLYSRDLHLSWANSLALRLAGVTPETPDPEGGRIVRPLGTLLEHASGLVARAVPTPSEAEYLAAARAGADDLAARGYVSAHTMAFEAPAAPLALQTLAARGELPLRVWAALPHERLAQAHELGLGRGSGGLFEWGGVKFFADGALGSRTAWLHAPGFADGSGTGMPLDPPELIRERGAEALRLGLTPVTHAIGDRANTEVLDVYDSLRPLAAQQGVRLRVEHAQHLRPEDLPRFRGLTASVQPIHLQADGAMIRELLPHLEATSYAFRSLRDAGAVLAFGSDAPVAPPDVRANFAAAMTRVDDSGQRLAPAEALTEQEVLWAHTRGPALAANWDDEGIIRPGARAAFTLWDRVGGNARALVLGAEG encoded by the coding sequence ATGCCTTCCGCACCTGACCTGACCGTCATCCACGCGACCACCCTGACCCTCGACGAGGCGCGGTCCCAGGCCCAGGCCGTGCTGGTCAGTGGGGGCCGGGTGCTGGCGGTCGGCAGCCGGGAGGAGGTTCACGCGCTGGCCCCCCGCGCCCGCGTGCTGGACCACCGTGACCTGACGCTCACGCCCGGCCTGGCCGAGGCCCACATCCATCTGGTGAGCTACGGCTTCTCGCTGTCGGAGCTGAACCTGCACGGGGCGCGCAGCGTGACGGAGGTGCAGGCGCGGGTGGCGCAGCGGGCCATGAACACGCCCGCCGGAAGCTGGATTCGCGGTGGCGGCTTCCTGCTGAGCGAGCTGGGCCTGGGCGAGTACCCCACCGCGCAGATGCTGGACGACGTCAGTCCCCACCACCCGGTCCTGCTGTACTCGCGCGACCTGCACCTGAGCTGGGCCAACTCGCTCGCGCTGCGGCTGGCAGGGGTAACGCCAGAGACGCCGGACCCGGAGGGCGGCCGGATCGTGCGGCCCCTGGGCACCCTGCTGGAACATGCCAGCGGTCTGGTGGCCCGCGCGGTCCCCACCCCCAGCGAGGCCGAATACCTGGCGGCGGCCCGGGCAGGGGCGGACGACCTGGCGGCGCGCGGGTACGTCAGCGCGCATACGATGGCCTTCGAGGCCCCGGCCGCGCCGCTGGCCCTCCAGACCCTCGCCGCGCGGGGAGAGCTGCCGCTGCGCGTCTGGGCGGCCCTCCCGCACGAGCGCCTGGCGCAGGCCCACGAGCTGGGGCTGGGCCGGGGCAGCGGCGGCCTGTTCGAGTGGGGCGGCGTCAAGTTCTTTGCCGACGGGGCGCTGGGCAGCCGCACCGCCTGGCTGCACGCCCCCGGCTTCGCGGACGGCAGCGGCACCGGTATGCCCCTCGACCCGCCCGAGCTGATCCGCGAGCGGGGGGCCGAGGCCCTGCGCCTGGGCCTGACGCCCGTCACGCATGCCATCGGGGACCGCGCGAACACGGAGGTGCTGGACGTCTACGACAGCCTGCGGCCCCTCGCGGCCCAGCAGGGTGTGCGCCTGCGGGTCGAGCATGCCCAGCACCTGCGCCCGGAGGACCTTCCCCGCTTCCGGGGCCTGACGGCCAGCGTGCAGCCCATCCACCTCCAGGCCGACGGCGCGATGATCCGCGAGCTGCTGCCCCACCTGGAGGCCACCAGCTACGCCTTCCGCTCGCTGCGGGACGCCGGGGCGGTGCTGGCCTTCGGCTCCGATGCCCCGGTCGCGCCGCCCGATGTCCGCGCCAACTTCGCGGCGGCCATGACCCGCGTGGACGACAGCGGCCAGCGCCTCGCCCCCGCTGAGGCCCTGACCGAGCAGGAGGTGCTGTGGGCGCACACCCGCGGCCCCGCCCTCGCGGCAAACTGGGACGACGAGGGCATCATCCGCCCCGGCGCGCGGGCCGCCTTCACGCTGTGGGACCGGGTAGGGGGGAACGCGCGGGCGCTGGTGCTGGGGGCAGAGGGCTGA
- a CDS encoding YebC/PmpR family DNA-binding transcriptional regulator, whose protein sequence is MAGHSKWAQIKRKKGANDKKRSAMYSKHIRAIQAAVRSGGSGDPAANLSLKNAIAAAKADTVPADNIENAIKRAAGAAEGAAEYKEVTYEGYGPGGTAIFIETLTDNVNRTVADIRAVFNKRGGSLGTSGSVAWQFEKKGVILLPDASEAAQEAAIEHGAEDFQESEEGLEISTAPNDLYTVQDGLAAAGFRAESGQITMIPTNTVAVSGDDVRKLLTLVDALEDLDDVQNVYTNAELPEEVEA, encoded by the coding sequence ATGGCCGGTCACAGCAAATGGGCGCAGATCAAGCGCAAGAAGGGTGCCAACGACAAGAAACGCAGCGCGATGTACTCCAAGCACATCCGCGCCATTCAGGCAGCCGTGCGGTCGGGCGGGAGCGGCGACCCGGCGGCGAACCTCAGCCTGAAAAACGCCATCGCGGCGGCCAAGGCCGACACGGTGCCCGCCGACAACATCGAGAACGCGATCAAGCGCGCGGCGGGCGCGGCCGAGGGTGCGGCCGAGTACAAGGAAGTCACCTACGAGGGCTACGGCCCCGGCGGCACGGCGATCTTCATCGAGACGCTGACCGACAACGTGAACCGCACGGTGGCCGACATCCGCGCCGTGTTCAACAAGCGCGGCGGCTCGCTGGGCACCAGCGGCTCGGTGGCGTGGCAGTTCGAGAAAAAGGGCGTCATCCTGCTGCCCGACGCTTCTGAGGCGGCGCAGGAAGCCGCCATCGAACACGGCGCGGAGGACTTTCAGGAGTCGGAGGAAGGGCTGGAAATCAGCACCGCCCCGAACGACCTGTACACCGTGCAGGACGGCCTTGCGGCGGCGGGCTTCCGGGCCGAGAGCGGCCAGATCACCATGATCCCCACCAACACGGTCGCAGTGAGCGGCGACGACGTGCGCAAACTGCTGACGCTGGTGGATGCCCTGGAAGACCTGGACGACGTGCAGAACGTGTACACGAACGCGGAGCTGCCGGAGGAAGTCGAGGCGTAA
- a CDS encoding GNAT family protein, translated as MEAPHPVMVGERVILARLRREDIPELTRYFQNLELSTYLGGSGVSYSLEDEQAYFESISRNNPAHVTFGVYERDGGRLIGGVDLHDINHRHGTAELGVSIHDPACWSGGFGSEATRLMVEYGVFHLGLHNILLKVFSFNTRAIRAYEKVGFEVCGRRTGTVRLGGQRYDTVFMEITANRVDMSALQAQITLLK; from the coding sequence GTGGAAGCACCTCACCCCGTCATGGTGGGCGAGCGGGTGATCCTGGCGCGGCTGCGACGCGAGGACATCCCCGAACTCACCCGCTACTTTCAGAATCTCGAACTCAGCACCTACCTGGGCGGCTCCGGTGTGTCCTACAGCCTCGAAGACGAGCAGGCGTACTTCGAGAGCATCAGCCGCAACAACCCCGCGCACGTCACCTTCGGCGTGTACGAGCGGGACGGTGGCCGGTTAATCGGCGGCGTGGACCTGCACGACATCAACCACCGCCACGGCACCGCCGAACTGGGCGTGAGCATTCACGATCCGGCGTGCTGGAGCGGCGGCTTCGGCTCCGAGGCGACCCGGCTGATGGTGGAATACGGCGTGTTCCACCTCGGTCTGCACAACATCCTGCTGAAGGTCTTTTCCTTCAACACCCGCGCCATCCGCGCCTACGAGAAAGTCGGCTTCGAAGTCTGCGGGCGGCGGACGGGCACGGTCAGGCTGGGCGGCCAGCGGTACGACACCGTCTTCATGGAAATCACGGCGAACCGGGTCGATATGTCCGCCTTGCAGGCCCAGATCACGCTGCTGAAGTGA